The Klebsiella africana sequence TTCTTATAGCTGTTGTAGAACAGCGCCGTGCGCAGGGTGATGCCTTCGGTGACTTCCCCTTTCAGCCCCCACTCGAGATTATCGCTGGTTTCCGTCTTCAGATCGGTATTGCCGATCAGGGCATATTGCTGGCTGCCGGCGTAGCTGGAGCCGAGGTTCCAGGAGCCATACAGCTGGCTGGCATTGGGGAACTGCGCCCCACGCTGGTACTGCAGGTAGGTCATCAGGCGCGGGGTGAGGTCGTACTGGAAGGTCAACGAGGGCAGAACCTGGGTATCGCTGTTTTTGCCGTACAGATTCGCCACCGACGATTCGGTCAGTACGCTGCTGTTGGCGGCGAGGTCGGACAGATTTTCCGGCTTCGTTGATTGATGCACCACGCGCACGCCGGGGATGATAGCGAAGTTGTGGCTATCGAGATCGAAGTTGATCTTATCCTGGACGAAGCCGCCGACGGTGTAGCTGCGGCTGTCTGCTTCCGGCTGCATGATCTCGCTGTACACGCTGGGGATCGGCGACTGGCTAAATGGCCGCTGGGTTTTGCTGGTGCTGGCGTTGAAGCCGGCGCTCAGATCGTGGCGGCCCAGGGTTTTCGCCAGCGCGGTCTGCAGGCCCCAGGTGTCGGTATCGTAGTTGGAGTTCACCGTCTGCATGCTGCGGGTGACGCTGTCCGGCATATAAGTCCAGTCATGGGCTTCGGTATGTTGGTAGTAGATTTTCGTGGAGACGCTGTCGAGGTAGTCGTTCATCGGCGTCCAGTCATCCTTCAGGCTCAGGCCCCAGCGCCGGGTCTGGCTGGTCTGGTTGGCGGTGCCGATGGTGCTGTTGCCGCTGGAGTCCCAGGTATCGTAGTGGGTGTGGTTGGTTTTATGGTAATAGTCGAAGGTGCTGGTCAGCTTGTGCTCATCGTTAGGCTGCCAGATCCCGGAGGCCAGAAAGGCATCGGAGTGCCAGTTCGCCGGGTAGGCGTCGACGGTGCCGCTGTTGTTCTCGGTTTCCTGGCCGTCACGGCGGCTGTAGACCAAAATGCCGCGCAGGAACTCGTCCCCGCCGGCGACGGTCACCCCGTTGTGCCAGCTGCGATCCGCAGAGTCGTAACCGCTGCGGTAGCCGAAGGCGCTGGTCTTGCCCGGGCGCAGGTAATCATCCGCCGATTTCGGGCGGAAGGAGACATTTCCCCCGATAGCGCTGTTGGCCGTTTCCGTCGAGGTGGCGCCGGACTGGATATCCACGCTGCCGTACATATACGGGTCGATATAATCCCGGCCGATGCCGAAGGTGTTGAGCCCGGCGCGGCCGATGTAGCCGCGGCCGGTGGCGTTGGGCTGGGCGATACCGTCCACGTCGATGCCGACGCGGTTGCTCTCCATACCGCGAATGTTATAGCCGGTGTAGCCCCCGCGGTCGAAGCCGCTTTTACCGTTGCCGGAGCCGCCGCTGGCCCCGGTGGCGCTGATGAGCGGCTCATAGCGCATGATCGAGCCGAAATCGTTAGCGCCTTTATTCTCCAGCTCCCGGGCGCTGATGCTGTGTTCGCTACCGGCTTTCTGCACCGGCGCGGGAGCGGTGACGGTCATTTGTTCCGAGGTGTCATCTACTGCCTCGCCGCTAACGGCGGAAGTGTCTGCTGCGACGGCAGAAGTCTGGTAAATTGCTGCAAGCAAAGAGGTCACCAGCAGGCGTTTTTTACACCATGCTGCTGACGGAGTCGATTTGTACATAGTCGCCACGCCTTGATCGTTATTAGTATCGGCTCACGCGTTACTTCCAGAGTTGCAGGTTGCTCCGTCTTTTCCGTTGCGGATGGGGTCTTACTCCATTTGTTGATTGCGAATGGTAATGATAGGTATTATCGTTTGCAACAAAATAATCATGTGTTCTTCATTTAAACTGCACTTTGTTTACAATTTGCCCTTTCAGACTTAGCGAGACGACGATGAACTCAAAAGCGGCCATCACCATCACCTACTGTTCCCAGTGCAACTGGATGCTGCGCGCCAGCTGGATGGCGCAGGAGCTGTTACATACTTTCAGCACCGACATCGCCTCGGTGACGCTGGTGCCGGGGACCGGCGGGATCTTCACGATCGATGTCGACGGTCAGCAGATCTGGGAGCGCAAGCAGGATGGTGGTTTTCCGGATGCGGCCGAGCTGAAACGCCGGGTGCGCGATGTCTGCTTCCCGGAGAAGCCGCTGGGCCATGTGGATAAAGGTGACCAGAAGGGGTGACAACCCCCTCCGGACGACCAGCGTCCGGAGGAGAAGCCGTTAGCGGGCTAACTGCACGTCAACCAGCACGCTTTGTCGGCGAGTGCGTATGAGGGTGACCGCCTCTTCCAGCACGCCGGGGAGATCTTCGGCCCGGGAAACCGACAGGGCCGCCGCGCGGCTGGAGGCGGCGATGGCGGCGAAATCCGGCGAGGTGGTAAAGGCGGTGGCCGGGATGGTCTCCGCGCGGGCTGCGTAGCCGTCCGGATAGAGCGCTTTGGTGCCGCCCGCGACGGCGCCCCATCCGCCATTGTTTCCGATCACAATAAGGACAGGCAGCTTCATTACCTCCGCAATATGGTGGCAGACCGCTGGGTTGGCGAACAGGTACGACCCGTCGCCGACGGCGGCAATAATCAGTTCTTCCCGGCGCGCAAGCTGCAGCCCCAGCGCGATGGGCAGGGCTTCGCCCAGGCCGCCGGCCAGCGCCTCCTGGTAATAGCTCTCGGCGTGGGTCAGCCCGGCGAACTGCGGCAGCGTGGTCAGTTCAGAGACGATCCGGCCGTGATGCTGATTGGCCAGATGGCCGAGGCAGTAGCTGAGCCAGGGTTTGGTAATGGCCCCGGTCTGGCTGGCATGCAAGAGCGCATCGCGCTGGTTTTTCTGTTGCTGGATCCGATGGAGCGTATATGCCGCCCGCTCCGCCACATGCTGCTGGCGGGCGGCCTGCAATGGATGGAGTGCCTCTTCCAGCAGGCCAAAGACTTCATCGGTCTCGCCTGCCAGGTTGATGTCCGCGCGATAGCCGCGCACTGGATAGCGGGAGAAGAGCGGGTCGGGGCCCATCTGGATCACTGTGCAGTCCTGGCGACAGTCGCCCTCGGCGATCATCCACGGCGCCTGCGAGTCGACCACCAGAATGACATCGGCGTCGGCGAGCCAGACGCTGGGATCGGCCCCGGCGAGCAGGGGATTATCGGCGCTCAGGGTAACCTCGGTGCCCCAGTATTCCACCAGCGGGATCGCCCATTCGCGCACCAGACTATCGAGGCGCGCAAAGCCTTCCGCCGTTCGGGCGCCGCGCTGGGCGAAGATGACGGGATGTCTGGCACAGGCGATTGCCTCGGCTGCACGGGCGATATCTTCCCGGACTGGCGCATAGCGGACCGGCTGCTGCGAAGGGCCAGCCTGCAGCGCGGCCTCATCGACGGCAAAGGTTTCGCACAGTGGCTCACGCGGTAAGCTCAGGTAGACCGGCCCTTTCGGCAGGGAGCTGGCAATCGCCCAGGCCCGGTCAACATGCTCGCCGATCTGATCGGCCAGCCGCAATTCAAAATCCCACTTCACGGATTCACGGATCAGCGCCGCCTGGTCGCGCATCTCCTGGCCGTAGCCAATCGGCGTATTACGGCAGCCGAAGTGGGAATGTTCGCTAATCGGCGTGCGGCCGCCAAAAATCAGCACCGGAATATTGCTGTTCGCCAGATTGATGACACCGCAAGCGGCGTTGGCTAACCCGACGTTGGTGTGAACCATCACCGCCTGCACCTTGCCGGTGCCGAGGTAGTAGCCATGCGCCATGCCGATGGCGGCGTTTTCATGCGGGCAGATCACTAACTCCGGTACCTTTTGCCCGGTCGCCCGGGCCTTTGCCCAGGCTTCAATCACCGGCGGGTAATCGGTACCCGAGTTAATAAAAATATATGCCACGTCCAGCGCCTGTAGCCGATGCAGTAACAGTTCAGCAGCCGATAATGTGATAGAGGCCATATTCTCTCCGTATTCACGCGGTGTAATCGCGGTAATTAAAAGGTTAAGAAAATAAATCCGCCCATCGTAATGATGGAGGCAATAATACTCAGCGCCATCGTCGAGGCCATTTCCTGCTCGCCGGTTTTATACTGCATGGCAATAATTATCGCGATGGAGCCTACCGGGATTGCCATCGTCAATACGACTTCCTTTATTTGCTCCATGCTGAAGCCCATTTTTAATAACAGGAGATAACAGGCGCCGGGGACCAGAATATTGCGGGCGATAACGGTGATAATGGTAGCGGTGGTGATAACAATGCTGCGCGTATAGAGCACGATCCCGGCGGCGAACAGCGCCAGTCCGCCAGAGGCTTTACCCAGCAGACCCAGCGACATCGAGATTGTCTGTGGAATATGGATATCCGCCAGCACGATGATCAGGGCGATCACCGGTGACCAGACCACAGGTTGTTTAATGGCGTTTATCACCCGTGTGCCAAAGGAGATGTGCTGGCTCTTATCGCCGGTGGCGACCGACATCAGAATCATTACCAGCGGTAGCTGGAAGACGTTTTGCGTGATGCTGGACACGGTGATCAGCGACGCGCTGACGGTGCCAAATAAAAAGGCCAGCACCGAAGTGCCGATAAACGGAACTGCCGGCGAGCCGATGGCCAGCGCTTGCAAGGTGCTGAGGGCGAGGTCGCGTCGAAACAGATAGCGGGCAGCTAATAACGGAATAACGAAACTGAGAATCAACGCCAGGATAATAGCGACAGCGACCGGGCCCATAGTCATGACAATGTGTCGCGGCGTCATCACCATATTGCTGAAAATACTCAGCGGCAATGCATAGAGCATCACAATTTTATTGATGTCTCCTGCCTGCTGCCAGTTAAAGTCTTTTCGTTTACCGCTTATATAGCCGATGATGACGGTAATGATGACCGGTAATATAGCGCCTGAAATTAATAGAATATTGTTCTGTGTCATGGTGATATATTCTCATTATAAATTATCGTCGGGTCAGAAATGTGTTTTGCCGTGCGTGATGAGGTAAATAAATCCTTTTGAAGCATGCGTTCCGGTGATTTTGAGCGTATTGATGGTGACAGTTATTCGCTAAAAAAGGCCGCAGGGGAAATGTAAAAATCGTTTGTTCAATGAGTAAATATCATGCCAATGAAATTTAAGCAGATTCAGGCATTTATTACCGTCGCCCGTGAAGGCAATATGACCCTGGCCGCAGAGAAAATGGGGATTACCCAGTCGGGACTGAGCCGACTGCTATTGACTCTGGAAGCGGACCTGAACGCGTCCTTATTCGAACGACATAAGCACGGTATGGCGTTGAGCGAGTACGGTAGCGCCTTTTTACCCTATGCGATGACGATGCTGAATACCGAACAAAAAGCCCGCGAGGAGATTGCGCTTATCCGCGGCGCCGGGAAAGGCATCCTGCGGATTGGCTGCGTTTCCAGCCTGCTGACCAGCCATTTCATCGATAAGCTGGCGGTTTTCCATCAGCGCCATCCCCAAATCCATCTGCGCATCGTCGATCGCATAGATTCCGAGCTGTTTAAATTATTGCTGATGCACGATATCGATATCGCCCTCTGCGGTCCCTTACCGCATGATGAGAAAATCGTGGTGCGTGGCAAAATTAACTGGCAGGACCGGATCTGCATCGTCGCCAGACAGCAGCATCCGCTGCATCAGGCGGCGGACGTCACCCTGGAGGCGATGCTGGACTATCCGTGGATCATGCCGCCGCCGTTAAGTACCCCAATGAACATCCTTGAGGATATCTTTCGCGCCCATCAGCTACCCTGTCCGCAACCGGTTATCGAGTGCGCCTCTTCCTCAGCCATTAAGGCCTTTCTGTGCGAGAGCGATCTGTTAACGTCGATGCCGTCTCCGGTTTACCGGCACGAAGAAGCGCTTGGCCTGCTGCGCCCGTTTGAGCTCGAGGGCAGTGTTTTTATCCGGGACTTCTACGCCTACAGCCACTTCGGGGTGCTCTCCGGGGCAGCCCTGCAGTTGATTCAGCATCTGAAGCAGTGAGTCTGGTCGGGTATGGATATTAAGGTGTATGATAAATGCATCTTAAAAGCAGACGAAAGGCGGGGAGATGGGGAAGCGCATCGAACGGGAAAAAATGACGATTCAGCGGATGATTGCTCTCTACCAGCGGCGCTGTCCCGAGGCGCTGGCCGACAATGCGCATTATCAGGCGCTGAACGCCTACGCTGACAAGCGCCTTGATAAGTGCGTGTTTGGCGAGAACAAACCGGCCTGCAAGCAGTGTCCGGTGCATTGCTACCAGCCGGCGAAGCGCGAAGAGATGAAGCAGATTATGCGCTGGGCCGGGCCGCGGATGCTCTGGCGCCACCCGATCCTCACTATTCGCCATCTGCTGGACGACAGGCGCCCGGTGCCGGCGCTACCGGAAAAATACCGACCGAAAAAATAGCGGCCTTCTCCTGGTCGGCACGGCGCGTAGCCGGGCGACAAGTCGGCCCCGGTAAGGCATTAGCCGCCACCGGGGATAGTTGCTGAAGCCCTCTGTTTCTGACTATCGCGGATTGTGCTTGCGACAAAGGCGACCACAAACAGCGCGGTAAACAGCACCACGATAGTCGGCGCTGGCGCGCTGTCGAGATAAAACGCCAGCCACACCCCTCCCGCCGAGCAGCCGATGGCCACCGCTACCGCCAGCAGCAGGGCGTGGATAAAGCGCCGCACCAGCAGAAGCGCGATCGCCCCGGGGGCAATCAGCAGCGAAATCGACAGAATAATCCCCACCGACTGCAGCGTCGCGACGATGGTCAGGGCGATCATGCACAGCAGGCCGTAGTGCAGCAGTCCCCCGCGCAGGCCGCTGGCTTTGGCCTGCGTCGGGTCAAAGGCGTGCAGCAAAAAATCGCGCCATTTGAGACCGATAATCAGCGCAATCACCAGTGCGATAGCCGTCGTTTGCCCAATATCGCGAAGGGATATCCCCAGCATATCGCCGAACAGGATATGGTCGAGATGAACATCGGACTGGATCGCTACGTACAGCACCAGTCCGGCGCCAAACATGCCGGAGAAGACAATCCCCATGATGGTATCGCGCTTGAGTCGGCTGTTATCGTCGAGAAAACCGGTCGTCACGGCGCACAGCAGCCCGGCGATAAACGCGCCGATGGCGAAAGGAATGCCAAGGATGTAGGCCAGCACCACGCCCGGAAAGACCGCGTGGCTCATGGCGTCGCCCATTAGCGCCCAGCCTTTGAGCACCAGAAACACCGACAGTAGCGCGCAGGGCACGGCCACGACGATCGATACCGCTATCGCATTGACCATAAAAGGAAACTGGAACGGGGCCAGGAACAGATTCAGCATGCGGCCTCCCTGGCGCGGCGGCGGTTGGCCAGCAGGCCGTGCTTCGGCGCGAAGATAAAGGTGATGAGGAACAACAGCGTTTGCGCGACCACGATAATGCCGCCGGTGGCGCCGTCGAGATAGTAACTGAGCCAGGCGCCGAAGAAACTGGTCAGACTGCCGATAGCCACGGCGATGGCCAGCAGGCGCGGAAAGCGGTCGGTTAACAGCCACGCGGTGGCCCCGGGAGTCACCACCAGGCAGATGACCAGAAACGCGCCGACGGTCTGCAGCGCCGCCACGGTGCAGGCGGCCAGCAGGGTAAAAAACAGCAGCTTCAGGCCGCGGGTGTTCAGGCCAATCGAGCGGGCGTGGTTTTCATCAAAGAAGGTCACCATCAGGTCTTTCCATTTCAGCAACAGGATCGCCATCGAGATAAAGCCGATCGCCGCCAGCTGGATAATATCCTCCGGGGCGATGGCCAGAATATTGCCGAGGATAATGGTCTGAATATTCACCGACGTCGGATTCAGCGACACCATAAACAGCCCGATCCCGAAGAAGGAGGAGAAGATCAGGCCGATAATGGCATCCTCTTTTAGCCGCGAGCGCTGCTGCAAAAACAGCATGCTGCCCGCCGCCAGACCGCCGGAGAGAAACGCGCCGAGCGCGAAAGGCAGGCCGAGCATATAGGCCCCGGCGACGCCGGGCACAATCGCGTGGGAAAGGGCGTCACCAATCAGCGACCAGCCTTTGAGCATCAGGTAGCAGGAGAGGAAGGCGCAGACGCCGCCCACCAGCGCCGACACCCACATCGCATTGAGCATATAGTGATAGCCAAACGGCTCCAGCAGCCAGCTCATTGCGGGCCTCCCGCCGCGCGCCGGCTGATAAACGGCCGCTCGTCATCGGTGATAACCTGGGCTTCCCCGCCGGTCAGGGCGACGTGGCGCAGCACGCCGCTGAAAGCCCGCTCCAGATTCTCGGCGGTGAAGGTGGTTTCCGTCGGGCCGCTGGCCAGCACGGTGCCTTTCACCATCACCGTATAATCACAAAATTCACTCACTGACCCGAGGTTATGGGTGGACACCAGCATGGTACAACCCTCAGCGCGGAGTTCGCGCAGCAGGCTGATGATGCGCGCTTCGGTCTGCACATCGACGCCGGTAAAAGGCTCATCCAGCAGGATCACCTGACCCTGCTGAGCGATGGCGCGGGCAAGGAAAACGCGCTTTTTCTGCCCGCCGGAGAGCTCGCCAATCTGCCGATGGCGGTACTCGCTCATGCCCACGCGGGCCAGCGCGGCATCGACAATCTCGCGATCGCGCGGCTTTGCCCGCCGCAGCCAGCCCATATGGCCGTAGCGGCCCATCATCACCACATCCTCCACCAGCACCGGGAAGGACCAGTCCACCTCTTCCGACTGCGGGACATAGGCGACCAGGTTCTGGCGCAGTGCGCGGGTAACCGGCTGGCCGAGTATGGCGATCTCGCCGTGGCCGACGCGCACAAAGCCCATCAGCGCTTTAAACAGCGTGGATTTACCCGAGCCGTTAACCCCCACCAGCGCGGCAATGGAGCCGCGCGGCACGCTGAACGAGGCGTTGCGCAGGGCAGTGTGGCCGTTGCGCCAGGTGACGGTGAGCTGGTCGACATACAGTCCCGCTTGCGCTGCATTCATGGCTGCTTCCTCATCCCGTCCTGGATACCGTTGACGATGGTTTCGGTGGTGACGCGCAGCAGGTCGAGCCAGGTCGGTACCGGGCCGTCGGCGGCGCTCAGCGAATCGACATACAGCACGCCGCCGTAGTGGGCGCCGGCTTCGCGCGCCACCTGACGCGCCGGTTTATCGGAGATGGTGCTTTCGCTGAAGATGGTCGGGATGCGTTCTTTCTTCATGGTGTCGATAACCTTGCGCACCTGTTGCGGGGTGCCCTGCTGGTCGGCATTGATCGGCCACAGATACAGTTCGCGCAGGCCATAGTCGCGGGCCAGATAGGAGAAGGCCCCCTCGCTGGTGACCAGCCAGCGCTTATCCGCCGGCAGCTGGGCCAGTCTGGCCTGCAGCGGCGCCATCGTCTGACGGATCTTCTCTTTGTAGGCCTCGGCGTTACGGCGATAGGTCTCGGCGTGAGGCGGATCGTACTTCACCAGCGCATCGCGAATGTTATCGACATAGATCAGCGCGTTATCTGCCGACATCCAGGCATGGGGATTGGGCTTCCCGCTATAGGGGCCCGCGCTTATGCCCATCGGCTGGATCCCCTCGCTGACCACCACCTCCGGAACGCCCTGTAAGTGCTGATAAAAACGGGCAAACCACCGTTCGAGATTAAGCCCATTGCTGAGGATCAGCTGCGCCCCCTGCGCGCGTTTGATATCGCCGGGCGTGGGCTGGTAATCATGGATCTCCGCGCCCGGTTTAGTAATGGAGCTCACGTCGGCGGCGTCGCCGGCCACGTTCTGCGCCATATCGGCGATAACCGTGAAGGTGGTGATAACCCTGAATTTCTCCTGCGCCGAGGCCGGCGTCGCGGCCAGCAGAGCCAGCGCGCTGGCCAGCAGCAATGATTTCAGCGGTGTCAGGTGTAGCATAGGATCCCTCGCAATAGTGTGGTTAATTTCCCAGCGTTTATAGCCATTGCTATGTTATATAGCACAAGCTATTTATAAATGAAAATAATTCTTATTTGCATGCGTGGGTAATAATGAGCCGGGAAACGAAAGCGCGAAAGGGGGAGGTAAGTCTGGCCCGGCGCCAACCGGGCGAAGATCAAGAGATATCGGCGACCGACTGGCGCGGGATCAGGCGGCCAGCCAGCGAGCGGCCCTCGGCGGTGAAAGTTGGCCGGTCGTCAATCAGGCTGCGAATACGCTGAATACAGTTATCCAGCAGCGCCTCCAGTGGCCAGGAGATGCAGGTCAGCGGCGGATAGAGCAGCGAGGCGAGGGGGGAATCCTCAAGGCTCAGCAGGGAGACCTCCTGCGGGACGGCGATGGTGAATTCGCGCAGCAGGCGCATCGCCTCAGCCGCGTAACGGTCGCGTTTAACGATAATGACCGAGTATTTACTGAAGCTGTTAATTAAGGTCAGCAGCGCCTGCTCGACGTCATCGTTGGCCGTCAGCACCAGCTGACGGTTAAAAGGAATGGAGTAGTTCTGCAGGACGTTGCGGTAGCCTTCCAGCATCTGACGGCTGGCATCGTCGCTATCGCTGTCCACCAGCAGGGCGATGTTGCGGTGTCCCTTGCCAATCACATAGCGGCAGGCGCTTTCGGTGGCAAAGGCGAAGTCATAGCCCTGGCTGTTGCTCCCGGCGACGCCGAAGCGGTCAAAGGCGATAACGTTGCGCGGCGCGTCGGCGGCAACGGCGCCCAGCACCACCACCGCCACGCACTGGCGCTGCAGATCGTCGATCACCGCCGCCTGCTCTACCGGGTCGCTGACGTACTGGACCAGCAGGCTTTTATTCAGCCCTTTCATCGCCTGAGAGAGCAGCGGCAGCAGACGCGCGCCGTGGCTTTCATCCTGCGCGGAAATCACCAGACCAACGTGGCTGGATGTCTGACTGGCGAGGTTTTGCGCGGCAAAGCTCGGGCGATAGTTGAGTTCTTCAACGGCCCGCAGCACAGCTTCCCGGCTCTCTTCGCGCACGCCCCGGGTGCCGGTCAGCACGCGGGAAACCGTCGCTCTTGAGACATTCGCTAATCTTGAAACATCATCAATCGTTGGCATGGCTTTTTCTGTCTGGACATTTTCGCCTAGCTTAACATACCTGCTGAAAAAAGTGTCTACAGCTGCCCTTGCGCAGCGCCGGGCAGACGGGGCAACCAGGCCGCGCCGCGCACGCCGCTGGCGTCGCCGAAACGGGCCGGTTTGATCTGCGTGCGGCAGGTGTCGGAGAAGATCCACGGCACGATGGCGGTAGGCAGATCGCGATAGATCTGGCTGACGTTGGACAGACCGCCGCCCAGCACAATCACCTGCGGGTCGAGAATATTGATCACCGACGCCAGGCTGCGGGCAAAGGCATCGATAAAGTGTCGCCAGTGAGCCAGCGCGCGCGGATCGCCGTTTTGCGCCGCGGCGACAATGGCTTCCGCACGGGCTTGTTCCCCATAGCGGCGGGCGAAGCCGGTGCCGGAGAGAAAGCTTTCGATGCAGTTCGTTTTGCCGCAGTAGCAGGGCTGCGGCGGACCATCGCGCTCAGGAGTATAGCCCGGCAGCGGATTATGCCCCCATTCACCGGCGATAGCGTTGGGGCCGCTGAGCAGCTGTTGATGAACGGCGATCCCGCCGCCGCAGCCGGTACCGATAATCACCCCGAAGACGGTGGAGGCCCCGGCGCCGGCGCCATCGACCGCCTCCGAAAGGGTGAAGCAGTCGGCATCGTTTGCCATCCACACCGGCTGGCCAAGCTGCTGCATGATATCCCGGCGCAGATCGTGACCGTTGAGCACCAGACAGTTGCAGTTTTTAATGCGCCCGCTTTGCGGATCGATAGCCCCGGGCAGGCCGATCCCCAGGGTGAAC is a genomic window containing:
- a CDS encoding ROK family protein, whose protein sequence is MLHLGIDIGGTKMEAVLLDPAGECVQRLRRPTHKESYDAFMHQLLTLIADIRAVSPQPFTLGIGLPGAIDPQSGRIKNCNCLVLNGHDLRRDIMQQLGQPVWMANDADCFTLSEAVDGAGAGASTVFGVIIGTGCGGGIAVHQQLLSGPNAIAGEWGHNPLPGYTPERDGPPQPCYCGKTNCIESFLSGTGFARRYGEQARAEAIVAAAQNGDPRALAHWRHFIDAFARSLASVINILDPQVIVLGGGLSNVSQIYRDLPTAIVPWIFSDTCRTQIKPARFGDASGVRGAAWLPRLPGAAQGQL
- a CDS encoding LacI family DNA-binding transcriptional regulator, whose amino-acid sequence is MPTIDDVSRLANVSRATVSRVLTGTRGVREESREAVLRAVEELNYRPSFAAQNLASQTSSHVGLVISAQDESHGARLLPLLSQAMKGLNKSLLVQYVSDPVEQAAVIDDLQRQCVAVVVLGAVAADAPRNVIAFDRFGVAGSNSQGYDFAFATESACRYVIGKGHRNIALLVDSDSDDASRQMLEGYRNVLQNYSIPFNRQLVLTANDDVEQALLTLINSFSKYSVIIVKRDRYAAEAMRLLREFTIAVPQEVSLLSLEDSPLASLLYPPLTCISWPLEALLDNCIQRIRSLIDDRPTFTAEGRSLAGRLIPRQSVADIS